The region TTCAGCTTGATTCCCCTCTTCCTTGCCGCGATCTTCTTTACCAAAACACGAACGGTTTGGGCCGGCTGCGGCTTGAGCTTGATGGCTGGGATCTTCCTGACGATGCGCGGCAAAGCTCGAACCGTTTTGATCGGCGGCATGGTCGTTTGTGGCATGCTGGCGGTGGTGGCCAAGTCTGATGCCATCATGGGACTGAAGCGAGAAGGCTCTGTTCAAGACACACGACGGTCAGTCAGCATGCGTGCAAGTTTCACCTACGTTTCGTGGGAAATGTTTCTCGACCGACCGATCCTGGGGCATGGCTTCAGTCAGTTTAAGAAGGCCAAGCTGCCGTATCTTTCCAATCGCAACGTCGACTTAGTGCTCGAATCGATCCGCGATTACGACCACCACAACACATTCCTCAGTGTGCTGTGCGATCTTGGCCTGCTGGGTTTCATTCCGTTTATCACGATGTACGGAATGTGGCTGCACAATGCCTGGCGACAAGCACGTGGCGACTCGCCACCATGGGCGAAAGCAGTCGGCACGCTGGGCGTTGGCGTCGTGCTAATTGCGTTCTGCCAGATGATCGGCCATGAAATCACCTTCATGCCGTACGACCATTTGCTGATTTTTCTTGTGGCTGGCATGAATGCCGCGTTGGCATACGACTTTGGATTGTTGCCTCGTTCCCGACACACTGCTTCCACTTCCAACCCCTGGCAGCCACAAGCCGCCGCGCGAGGTTAACCATCATGAAACCTGAACGCATTGAAATGTTTGGCATCGAGATTGACGCCCTGCGGATGAGCGGCGCCGTTGATCGCTTGATGACATGGCTGCATGCCGAGTCGAGTTCGACATGTAAGTTTGTCGTTACGCCCAATGTCGATCATACGGTGATCCTCCAAACGAGTGCTCCCCTGCGGGAAGCTTACGAAGATGCCAACCTGGTTTTGGCCGATGGCTGGCCGGTGGTGTTGGCTTCACGGCTGTTCGGTAAATCGCTTCCTGAACGCGTTACCGGTAGCGACTTAATCCCGGCGTTGTTCAATGCGGCCAGCGGTGCTGCTCCGCTGAAAGTGTTTCTGCTGGGAGCTGCCCCTGGCGTTGCCCAGCGTGCGGCGGTGAACGTGCATCGGCAATTCCCCAATGTGCAGATCGTGGGAACCTATAGCCCGCCGCTTGGCTTCGAGAACGACGCTACCGAAAATCAAAAGATCATGGAACGGATTGCCGACGCCGAGCCACAGCTGCTTGTGATCGGCCTCGGGGCCCCCAAGCAAGAGCTGTGGATCCATCAACATCGGCATGAAGTGGCTGCCAAAGTGGCTGTCTGTGCCGGGGCAACGATCGACTTCCTGGCTGG is a window of Bremerella sp. TYQ1 DNA encoding:
- a CDS encoding O-antigen ligase; translation: MTAIVAIFALVGLVWGTILATRGNLLLACVGLLVATSTFGVYFLQFDLGGITLSIDRLAIVGLVAAFVVQWKMGKVELRPWMTLDTVIALFFGVLFFNTFTHDYRDIAPGQVPPVQHLINGYLIPLAVYVVARNLKYDEQQIDWFLMAMTAFGVYLAVIGVLEGLGLYGLVFPRYIADPQLGLHFGRARGPMVQSVSYGVYLCGCLLTTCLLWTRASQKWKWFVFSLIPLFLAAIFFTKTRTVWAGCGLSLMAGIFLTMRGKARTVLIGGMVVCGMLAVVAKSDAIMGLKREGSVQDTRRSVSMRASFTYVSWEMFLDRPILGHGFSQFKKAKLPYLSNRNVDLVLESIRDYDHHNTFLSVLCDLGLLGFIPFITMYGMWLHNAWRQARGDSPPWAKAVGTLGVGVVLIAFCQMIGHEITFMPYDHLLIFLVAGMNAALAYDFGLLPRSRHTASTSNPWQPQAAARG
- a CDS encoding WecB/TagA/CpsF family glycosyltransferase, with the translated sequence MKPERIEMFGIEIDALRMSGAVDRLMTWLHAESSSTCKFVVTPNVDHTVILQTSAPLREAYEDANLVLADGWPVVLASRLFGKSLPERVTGSDLIPALFNAASGAAPLKVFLLGAAPGVAQRAAVNVHRQFPNVQIVGTYSPPLGFENDATENQKIMERIADAEPQLLVIGLGAPKQELWIHQHRHEVAAKVAVCAGATIDFLAGEKSRAPKWMQRTGLEWAYRIGTDPKRLAKRYAKDAVVFPRILWNEWTKPGLRRPDFSK